In the Arthrobacter zhaoxinii genome, one interval contains:
- a CDS encoding reverse transcriptase-like protein, translated as MTLFDPEPDAGAEPAPARAAAGGARRTLIVEADGGSRGNPGIAGYGALVRDPDTGRILAEKAEYVGRVSNNVAEYSGLIAALELAHSIDPDCWILAKMDSKLVVEQMSGRWKIKHADMQKLAAKARSIVNPQRVKYQWIPRELNKDADRLSNEAMDAGTAGVPWKPRAGADIKAAAAAAVLEAASSPAPEAAPTGRLHHTEIWVNDFAAAEKSLGWLLERVGYVRKDTWSTGASWQGADGYFVLEAGPDVEPGPYSRKRPGLNHLAFRAGSEADVDLLARRASSHGWTLLFADRHPYAGGAEHYAAYLENEEGFEVELVAG; from the coding sequence GTGACACTGTTCGACCCGGAGCCTGACGCCGGTGCCGAGCCCGCGCCTGCCCGTGCCGCGGCCGGCGGGGCCCGGCGCACCCTGATCGTGGAAGCGGACGGCGGTTCGCGCGGCAATCCCGGCATCGCCGGCTACGGCGCGCTGGTCCGCGACCCCGACACCGGCCGCATCCTGGCCGAGAAGGCCGAATACGTGGGCCGGGTGTCCAACAACGTGGCCGAGTATTCGGGCCTGATTGCCGCCCTGGAGCTGGCGCACAGCATCGACCCCGACTGCTGGATCCTGGCCAAGATGGATTCCAAGCTCGTGGTGGAGCAGATGAGCGGGCGCTGGAAGATCAAGCACGCGGATATGCAGAAGCTCGCGGCCAAGGCCCGGTCGATCGTCAACCCGCAGCGGGTGAAATACCAGTGGATTCCGCGGGAGCTGAACAAGGACGCGGACCGGCTGTCGAATGAGGCAATGGACGCCGGAACCGCCGGGGTGCCGTGGAAGCCGCGCGCCGGGGCCGACATCAAGGCTGCGGCTGCCGCAGCGGTGCTGGAAGCGGCTTCGTCTCCCGCTCCGGAGGCCGCGCCCACGGGACGGCTGCATCACACGGAGATCTGGGTCAACGACTTCGCCGCGGCGGAAAAGTCCCTCGGCTGGCTGCTGGAGCGGGTGGGCTACGTCCGGAAGGACACCTGGTCCACCGGCGCAAGCTGGCAGGGCGCTGACGGGTACTTCGTGCTCGAGGCCGGCCCCGACGTCGAACCGGGTCCGTATTCGAGGAAACGGCCGGGCCTGAACCACCTGGCGTTCCGCGCCGGTTCAGAGGCCGACGTCGACCTGCTGGCACGCCGCGCCTCCAGCCACGGCTGGACGCTGCTGTTCGCGGACCGGCACCCCTACGCCGGGGGAGCGGAGCACTACGCGGCCTATCTGGAGAACGAAGAAGGCTTCGAAGTGGAACTGGTGGCCGGCTAG
- a CDS encoding zinc ribbon domain-containing protein, translated as MAKASPAEQLRLLDLQALDSRIKSLRNQARNVNNNPEIASLAGAVAAAESARVAAGTEVADIERELTRAEADVASVVARMARDQQHLDSGKGGSKELTALQAEIVSLERRRSDLEDVELDVMERLEAARTREAEAGAALTALHEKRRELEDKRDAELAVIGSDRADAEARREELAASFDAALLAVYEKTLSKHGIGAARLFHGTSEGSGMQLSPGDLADIRKAADDEIVFCPDSGCILVRSAEWGS; from the coding sequence GTGGCAAAAGCATCGCCCGCGGAGCAGCTGAGGCTGCTGGATCTGCAGGCCCTGGACAGCAGGATCAAGTCCCTGCGGAACCAGGCCCGCAACGTTAACAACAATCCCGAGATCGCGTCCCTTGCCGGTGCCGTTGCCGCCGCCGAAAGCGCACGCGTGGCAGCCGGCACGGAAGTAGCCGACATTGAACGTGAGCTCACCCGCGCCGAAGCGGATGTAGCGTCAGTGGTTGCGCGTATGGCCCGTGACCAGCAGCACCTGGACAGCGGCAAGGGCGGCTCCAAGGAGCTCACCGCCCTGCAGGCGGAAATCGTTTCACTTGAGCGCCGCCGGTCCGACCTTGAAGACGTGGAACTCGACGTGATGGAACGGCTCGAAGCGGCGCGCACCCGCGAAGCCGAAGCCGGCGCGGCCCTGACCGCCCTGCACGAGAAGCGCCGGGAACTGGAAGACAAGCGTGACGCCGAACTGGCAGTCATCGGTTCTGACCGCGCCGACGCCGAGGCCCGCCGCGAGGAGCTCGCCGCAAGCTTCGACGCGGCACTGCTCGCCGTCTACGAAAAGACGCTCTCCAAGCACGGCATCGGCGCAGCACGGCTGTTCCACGGCACTTCCGAAGGCTCGGGGATGCAGCTGAGCCCCGGCGACCTGGCGGACATCCGCAAGGCCGCCGACGACGAGATTGTCTTCTGCCCGGATTCGGGCTGCATCCTGGTCCGTTCCGCCGAGTGGGGCAGCTGA
- a CDS encoding Nif3-like dinuclear metal center hexameric protein, which yields MEAEHPHERAGADTVPDQAQQTDGSSIPTLGDILLAAEELWPESLAEDWDAPGLVAGRADREVRRILFAVDPTREVIDEALEWKADLLITHHPLLLKPVNSVAATTFKGDAVHRLIEGGCALLTVHTNGDSAVGGVSDVLADAFGLGNVTPLVPAAAGLPEEGIGRVGDLPEPLTLAAFAERVFGLLPAVAGGVRVAGEAQGLIRRVAVCGGAGDSLFDAVRAERADVYVTADLRHHPASELRERALTGNGRPYLIDVSHFGSEWLWLTPAANALENVLTDQGFTAEVRVSGVNTDPWDFVLTP from the coding sequence ATGGAAGCGGAACACCCCCACGAACGCGCCGGCGCCGACACTGTCCCTGATCAGGCACAGCAAACCGACGGCAGCAGCATCCCCACCCTTGGCGACATCCTGCTGGCAGCTGAAGAGCTCTGGCCCGAATCGTTGGCGGAGGACTGGGATGCACCCGGCCTCGTGGCCGGGCGGGCAGACCGGGAGGTCCGTCGGATCCTGTTCGCAGTCGATCCCACCCGCGAAGTCATCGACGAGGCACTGGAGTGGAAAGCGGATCTGCTCATTACCCATCACCCCCTGCTGCTCAAACCCGTCAACTCGGTGGCTGCCACCACATTCAAGGGCGACGCCGTACACCGCCTGATCGAGGGCGGCTGCGCCCTGCTGACCGTACACACCAACGGCGACAGCGCCGTCGGGGGAGTCTCCGACGTGCTCGCCGACGCCTTCGGGCTGGGGAACGTCACCCCGCTGGTGCCCGCTGCCGCGGGCCTGCCCGAAGAGGGAATCGGCCGGGTCGGTGACCTGCCCGAGCCGCTCACCCTCGCGGCCTTCGCCGAACGCGTGTTCGGCCTCCTGCCCGCCGTCGCCGGCGGCGTCCGCGTGGCCGGGGAAGCGCAGGGCCTGATCCGGCGGGTGGCGGTCTGCGGAGGAGCCGGTGACAGCCTGTTCGACGCCGTCCGTGCGGAGCGTGCAGATGTCTACGTCACTGCGGACCTTCGCCACCACCCGGCGTCGGAACTGCGGGAGCGTGCCCTCACCGGCAACGGCCGCCCTTATCTGATTGACGTCTCCCACTTCGGCAGCGAGTGGCTGTGGCTGACCCCGGCCGCCAACGCGCTGGAAAACGTGCTGACGGACCAGGGTTTCACCGCTGAGGTGCGCGTCAGCGGCGTGAACACCGATCCGTGGGACTTTGTACTTACTCCCTAG
- the msrA gene encoding peptide-methionine (S)-S-oxide reductase MsrA: MKTYVLGGGCFWCLDALYRKVRGVTDVVSGYTGGAVDNPDYDSVSAGVTGHAEVVAVTFDEDIIPPEVILDMFFSQHDPTTLNRQGYDVGTQYRSSMFYGNEDQRKDFEAAVERARENWKDPIVTEIVPLPRFYPAEDFHQDFYAKHPGQGYCQVIINPKLAKARKYYSEWLQG; this comes from the coding sequence ATGAAGACGTATGTATTAGGCGGAGGCTGCTTCTGGTGCCTCGATGCCCTCTACCGCAAGGTCCGCGGCGTAACCGACGTAGTTTCCGGCTATACGGGCGGGGCGGTGGACAACCCCGATTATGACAGTGTGAGCGCCGGCGTCACCGGACACGCGGAGGTGGTGGCGGTGACCTTTGACGAGGACATCATTCCCCCCGAGGTCATCCTGGACATGTTCTTTTCGCAGCATGATCCCACCACGCTCAACCGCCAGGGCTACGACGTCGGTACCCAGTACCGGTCCTCGATGTTCTACGGGAACGAGGACCAGCGCAAGGACTTCGAAGCGGCCGTCGAGCGGGCGCGGGAGAACTGGAAGGATCCGATTGTGACTGAGATCGTCCCCCTCCCGCGGTTCTACCCGGCTGAGGACTTCCATCAGGATTTCTACGCCAAACACCCCGGCCAGGGTTACTGCCAGGTGATTATTAATCCGAAGCTGGCCAAGGCCCGCAAGTATTACTCCGAATGGCTTCAGGGCTAG
- the cysK gene encoding cysteine synthase A produces the protein MARIYDDVTQLVGGTPLVRLNRLAAGLPAQVAVKLEFYNPANSVKDRIGVAIVDAAEKAGALQPGGTIVEGTSGNTGIALAMVGAARGYKVILTMPETMSTERRVMLRAYGAEIVLTPGAEGMRGAVEKAKEIVAATENAIWAQQFANEANPAVHRATTAEEIWADTDGKVDIFVAGIGTGGTITGVGQVLKERKPDVKIVAVEPKDSAILNGGSPGPHKIQGIGANFVPEILDTTVYDEVFDASIEDSVATARALGTQEGILGGISSGAIVWAALELAKREENAGKLIVATVCDFGERYISTVLYDDIRG, from the coding sequence ATGGCTCGTATTTATGACGATGTAACCCAGCTCGTAGGCGGAACTCCGCTGGTCCGTTTGAACCGGCTCGCGGCAGGGCTCCCCGCCCAGGTCGCCGTGAAGCTGGAGTTCTACAACCCCGCCAACAGCGTCAAGGACCGGATCGGCGTGGCAATTGTTGACGCCGCCGAAAAGGCCGGAGCACTTCAGCCCGGCGGCACCATTGTCGAGGGCACCTCCGGCAACACCGGCATCGCACTGGCCATGGTGGGTGCTGCCCGCGGCTACAAGGTGATCCTCACCATGCCCGAGACCATGTCCACCGAGCGCCGGGTCATGCTGCGCGCGTACGGCGCCGAGATTGTCCTCACACCCGGTGCCGAGGGCATGCGCGGTGCAGTGGAGAAGGCCAAGGAAATCGTCGCCGCCACCGAGAACGCCATCTGGGCCCAGCAGTTCGCCAACGAGGCCAACCCGGCGGTGCACCGGGCCACCACCGCCGAGGAGATCTGGGCGGATACCGACGGCAAGGTGGACATCTTCGTTGCCGGCATCGGCACCGGCGGCACCATCACCGGCGTCGGGCAGGTCCTGAAGGAACGCAAGCCGGACGTGAAGATCGTGGCCGTGGAACCCAAGGACTCCGCCATCCTCAACGGCGGCTCCCCCGGGCCCCACAAGATCCAGGGCATAGGCGCCAACTTTGTCCCCGAGATCCTGGACACCACCGTCTACGACGAGGTCTTCGACGCCTCGATCGAGGACTCCGTTGCCACGGCCCGTGCCCTGGGCACGCAGGAAGGCATTCTGGGCGGCATCTCGTCCGGTGCGATCGTCTGGGCTGCACTGGAACTCGCCAAGCGCGAAGAGAACGCCGGTAAGCTGATTGTTGCCACCGTCTGCGACTTCGGGGAACGTTACATCTCGACCGTCCTGTACGACGACATCCGCGGCTAG
- the epsC gene encoding serine O-acetyltransferase EpsC has product MSLLARLREDLDAAASHDPAARGALENLVVYSGLHAIWMHRLTHRMWAKPALRFPARVLSQVTRFATGIEIHPGATIGRRFFIDHGMGVVIGETAEIGNDVMLYHGVTLGGRSLARVKRHPTICDGVTVGAGAKILGPVVIGANSAVGANAVVVKDAPADSIITGIPAKWRHRDTKMTQPAVDPAEYIDPAIYI; this is encoded by the coding sequence GTGAGTCTGTTAGCCCGACTGCGCGAAGACCTCGACGCCGCCGCATCACATGATCCGGCGGCCCGGGGTGCGCTCGAAAACCTGGTTGTCTATTCCGGCCTGCATGCCATCTGGATGCACCGGCTGACGCACCGCATGTGGGCGAAGCCTGCCCTGCGGTTCCCGGCCCGCGTACTGTCGCAGGTGACCCGTTTCGCCACCGGCATTGAGATCCACCCCGGCGCGACCATCGGCCGCCGGTTCTTCATTGACCACGGCATGGGTGTAGTCATTGGCGAGACCGCCGAGATCGGCAACGACGTCATGCTGTACCACGGGGTGACCCTGGGCGGGCGTTCGCTGGCCCGGGTCAAGCGTCACCCCACGATCTGCGACGGTGTGACCGTAGGCGCAGGCGCGAAGATTTTGGGGCCGGTGGTCATCGGTGCCAACAGTGCGGTGGGAGCCAATGCCGTGGTGGTCAAGGATGCGCCGGCGGATTCGATCATCACCGGCATTCCGGCCAAATGGCGGCACCGGGACACGAAGATGACCCAGCCGGCCGTGGACCCGGCCGAGTACATCGACCCGGCCATCTACATTTAG
- the gndA gene encoding NADP-dependent phosphogluconate dehydrogenase yields MSAQIGVTGLAVMGANLARNLARNGYTVALHNRSIEKTDALLSAHGEEGDFIRTETLQELVDSLEKPRRVLIMVKAGVPVDSVIGQLVPLLEPGDIVIDGGNSHFEDTRRREAALAEKDLHFVGVGVSGGEEGALLGPSIMPGGSRESYDSLGPMLEKIAAKYEGEPCCTWIGTDGAGHFVKMVHNGIEYADMQVIGEAYDLLRSAAGIEPAEQATIFNEWNTGQLSSFLIEITAEVLGHVDARTGKPFVDVVVDSAGQKGTGRWTVVSGLDLGSPVSAIAESVFARALSSQRGQREVAQETLQGAETAVELPDTFVDDVRQALYASKLVSYAQGIDMLNAAAREYGWDLKLDEIASLWRAGCIIRAELLDDIMKAYAGSEAPANLLFAPAFAESIAAAVPAWRRVVSVAVQLGIPVPVFSSSLAYYDGLRRKRLPAALTQGLRDLFGAHTYHRVDAEGTFHTMWGEDRAEVEAVDTH; encoded by the coding sequence TTGAGTGCACAAATTGGTGTAACCGGCCTTGCCGTCATGGGAGCGAACCTCGCCCGCAACCTCGCCCGCAACGGTTACACGGTGGCCCTGCACAACCGTTCCATCGAAAAAACGGATGCCCTGCTTTCCGCCCACGGCGAGGAGGGGGACTTCATCCGCACCGAGACGCTGCAGGAACTGGTCGACTCGCTGGAGAAGCCCCGCCGCGTCCTGATCATGGTCAAGGCCGGCGTGCCGGTGGACTCCGTGATCGGCCAGCTGGTGCCGCTGCTGGAGCCGGGCGACATCGTCATCGACGGCGGCAATTCGCACTTCGAAGACACCCGCCGGCGCGAGGCCGCCCTGGCCGAGAAGGACCTGCACTTCGTGGGGGTCGGCGTATCCGGCGGTGAAGAGGGCGCCCTCCTGGGCCCCTCCATCATGCCCGGCGGCTCCCGCGAGTCCTACGATTCCCTCGGCCCCATGCTGGAAAAGATCGCTGCCAAGTACGAGGGCGAGCCCTGCTGCACCTGGATCGGCACCGACGGCGCCGGCCACTTCGTGAAGATGGTCCACAACGGCATCGAATACGCAGACATGCAGGTGATCGGCGAGGCCTACGACCTGCTGCGCTCCGCTGCCGGCATCGAGCCCGCCGAGCAGGCAACCATCTTCAACGAGTGGAACACCGGCCAGCTCAGTTCCTTCCTGATCGAAATCACCGCCGAGGTCCTGGGTCACGTGGACGCCCGCACCGGGAAGCCGTTCGTGGACGTAGTGGTGGACTCCGCCGGGCAGAAGGGCACCGGACGCTGGACCGTTGTCTCCGGCCTGGACCTGGGCTCGCCGGTCTCAGCCATCGCCGAGTCCGTCTTCGCCCGCGCACTGTCTTCCCAGCGCGGCCAGCGCGAGGTGGCGCAGGAGACCCTGCAGGGCGCGGAAACCGCCGTCGAGCTTCCCGACACCTTCGTGGACGACGTCCGCCAGGCCCTCTACGCCTCCAAGTTGGTGAGCTACGCGCAGGGCATCGACATGCTCAACGCTGCCGCCAGGGAATACGGCTGGGACCTGAAGCTGGACGAGATTGCCTCGCTCTGGCGCGCCGGCTGCATCATCCGTGCGGAACTGCTGGATGACATCATGAAGGCCTACGCAGGCAGCGAAGCACCCGCCAACCTGCTGTTCGCGCCGGCCTTCGCCGAGTCCATCGCCGCGGCTGTTCCGGCCTGGCGCCGCGTGGTGTCCGTCGCCGTGCAGCTGGGCATCCCCGTGCCGGTGTTCTCCTCCTCGCTGGCCTACTACGACGGCCTGCGCCGCAAGCGCCTTCCTGCAGCACTCACCCAGGGGCTGCGCGACCTGTTCGGCGCGCACACCTACCACCGGGTGGATGCCGAGGGTACCTTCCACACCATGTGGGGCGAGGACCGCGCCGAGGTTGAGGCAGTGGACACCCACTAG